The sequence TCACCGCGGTTCCGCGTCGTGCGCCCTGGTATCGGGCCGTCAATCGCATCTCGGCGGCACGGTTCGACTTTCTGCTATGCGACCGGCAAAGCCTCGAGCCGCGGTGCGCCATCGAAATGGAGCCGCCCAGCGAGGCCAACGCCTTCGTCGAGGAGCTGTGCCAGACGATAGGCCTACCGCTGGTCCGTCTGTCACCGGATACGGCTCGGGGCTATGACAGCCTTCGTAGTGCCATCGACCGAGCGTTGACCACGGCAGGCTAGGCTTACCGAGCAGCAACCGAGTGTGCGGAATGTGCGGTGCGACGCCCGACT comes from Stutzerimonas stutzeri and encodes:
- a CDS encoding DUF2726 domain-containing protein; this translates as MGFLALVLVAFVCFALVFFIKQRQYDHPALRMPYALRQPFFQPSERELLALLQQAMGERFVIFGKVRMADVVEVTAVPRRAPWYRAVNRISAARFDFLLCDRQSLEPRCAIEMEPPSEANAFVEELCQTIGLPLVRLSPDTARGYDSLRSAIDRALTTAG